Proteins encoded in a region of the Caballeronia sp. M1242 genome:
- a CDS encoding L-rhamnonate dehydratase, whose amino-acid sequence MKIKHVRARVFEWKGKVVPPQAHFCTNAVDILYERGDAMGSFRFHGWLVVEIECDDGTVGIGNCALAPRVAKQIVDEYLAPIAIGEDPFDNEYIWQKMYRRTLAWGRKGIGMAAISAMDIAIWDIMGKAAKKPVFKLLGGRTKEKIWCYASKLYNNDNRDAFLAEAQGYLDQGFTAMKMRFGYGPKDGPKGMAKNIEQVRLLRELIGDDVDLMVECYMGWTLEYARRMLPRLAEFNPRWLEEPVIGDDIEGYQELKKMNIVPISGGEHEFTVYGFKDLLERRAVDVIQYDTNRVGGITAARKINAMAEAWSVPVIPHAGQMHNYHLTMASTASPMSEFFPVFDVEVGNELFYYIFDGEPQPENGYLQLSDDTPGLGLTLSDKHLSDFDIIE is encoded by the coding sequence ATGAAGATCAAGCACGTTCGCGCACGCGTTTTCGAATGGAAAGGCAAGGTCGTGCCGCCGCAAGCGCACTTCTGTACGAATGCCGTGGATATTCTCTACGAACGCGGCGATGCAATGGGCTCGTTCCGCTTCCACGGCTGGCTCGTCGTCGAGATCGAATGCGACGATGGCACGGTCGGCATTGGCAACTGCGCGCTCGCCCCGCGCGTGGCGAAGCAAATCGTCGATGAATACCTCGCGCCTATCGCTATCGGCGAAGATCCCTTCGATAACGAGTACATCTGGCAGAAGATGTATCGCCGCACGCTCGCATGGGGCCGCAAAGGGATCGGCATGGCGGCGATCTCGGCGATGGATATCGCCATCTGGGACATCATGGGCAAGGCGGCGAAGAAGCCGGTGTTCAAGCTGCTCGGCGGCCGGACCAAAGAGAAGATCTGGTGCTATGCGTCGAAGCTCTATAACAACGATAACCGCGACGCCTTCCTCGCCGAAGCCCAAGGCTACCTGGATCAAGGCTTCACCGCGATGAAGATGCGCTTCGGCTATGGTCCCAAGGACGGCCCGAAGGGCATGGCGAAAAACATCGAACAAGTACGCTTGCTGCGCGAACTGATCGGCGATGATGTAGACCTGATGGTCGAGTGCTACATGGGATGGACGCTCGAATATGCGCGGCGCATGCTGCCGCGACTCGCCGAATTCAATCCGCGCTGGCTCGAAGAACCAGTCATCGGCGACGATATCGAGGGCTATCAGGAACTGAAGAAGATGAACATCGTGCCGATCTCCGGCGGCGAGCACGAGTTCACCGTGTATGGGTTCAAGGACCTGCTCGAACGCCGCGCAGTCGATGTCATTCAATACGACACGAACCGCGTAGGGGGCATCACGGCGGCGCGCAAGATCAATGCGATGGCCGAAGCGTGGTCGGTGCCGGTCATACCGCACGCGGGTCAGATGCACAACTATCATCTCACCATGGCATCGACCGCCAGCCCTATGTCCGAGTTCTTCCCGGTATTCGACGTGGAAGTGGGCAACGAACTCTTCTATTACATCTTCGACGGCGAACCGCAACCTGAGAACGGCTATTTGCAACTATCCGATGACACGCCGGGCCTCGGCCTCACGCTGTCGGACAAACATTTGAGCGACTTCGACATCATCGAATGA
- a CDS encoding MFS transporter: MAQARLTLEEFVDSQPLSRTQVLIGVLCFVAVLLDGFDSIMIGYVAPAIRADLRLAPAQLAPLFGSGVIGLMVGAMLIGPLADRFGRKSILVASVASFGLLTFAASLATSLPVIVALRLCAGLGLGATMPCAITLTSEFCPRRHRSLMVTTMFCGFTAGAAASGLLAAWIVSDFGWRAVFVTGGLLPLLFAPVLAIGLPESLRFLSLRRDAGARIARIAARLFPSSDITAVDLAAHADARRRFPVAELVAPGVRAGTALIWLVYFANLLVLLFLNSWLPTLLLGHGLSIMRASAFTSTFQLGGALGSIGIGYVMDRTSPCRVLAASFLVGVLALVLAAHAGTSAAVLLPLMFAIGVGTGGAQTGAHVVTSSFYRTSSRATGMSWALGVGRIGSVVGSMAGGFLLGLHWSASAMLTLMAGVLLVAAIGAAWLAPLMRRATHDAPAAPARPASATGAGLAE, translated from the coding sequence ATGGCGCAAGCCCGCCTGACCCTGGAGGAATTCGTCGATTCGCAGCCGCTCTCGCGCACGCAGGTGCTGATCGGCGTGCTCTGCTTCGTCGCGGTGCTGCTCGACGGTTTCGATTCGATCATGATCGGGTATGTCGCGCCCGCCATCCGCGCCGACTTGAGGCTTGCGCCGGCGCAGCTCGCGCCGTTGTTCGGCTCGGGCGTCATCGGGCTGATGGTCGGCGCCATGCTGATCGGTCCTCTCGCTGACCGGTTCGGCCGCAAGTCGATTCTCGTGGCGAGCGTCGCCTCGTTCGGCTTGCTGACCTTCGCCGCTTCGCTCGCCACATCGCTGCCGGTCATCGTCGCGTTGCGCCTGTGCGCCGGGCTGGGTCTCGGCGCGACGATGCCCTGCGCGATCACGCTTACATCCGAGTTCTGCCCACGGCGCCATCGCTCGCTCATGGTCACGACGATGTTCTGCGGGTTCACGGCCGGGGCAGCCGCGAGCGGCCTGCTGGCCGCATGGATCGTCTCGGACTTCGGCTGGCGCGCGGTATTCGTCACCGGCGGCTTGCTGCCATTGCTGTTCGCGCCTGTGCTCGCGATCGGCTTGCCCGAGTCGCTGCGATTTCTGTCGCTGCGGCGCGATGCCGGCGCGCGCATCGCGCGCATCGCCGCCCGGCTCTTTCCTTCGTCCGATATCACCGCCGTCGATCTTGCCGCGCATGCGGACGCGCGCCGGCGCTTTCCCGTCGCCGAACTGGTCGCGCCGGGCGTGCGAGCAGGCACGGCACTCATCTGGCTCGTCTATTTCGCCAACCTTCTCGTGCTGCTGTTTCTGAACAGCTGGCTGCCGACGCTGCTGCTCGGTCACGGCCTGTCGATCATGCGCGCATCGGCCTTCACCTCGACCTTCCAGCTCGGCGGCGCGCTCGGCTCGATCGGCATCGGTTATGTGATGGATCGCACGAGCCCGTGTCGCGTGCTGGCGGCCTCGTTTCTCGTGGGCGTGCTGGCGCTTGTTCTGGCCGCGCACGCGGGCACATCGGCCGCCGTGCTGTTGCCGCTGATGTTCGCTATCGGCGTCGGCACCGGCGGCGCGCAGACCGGCGCGCATGTGGTCACGTCGTCGTTCTATCGGACGTCGAGCCGCGCCACCGGCATGAGCTGGGCGCTCGGCGTCGGGCGCATCGGCTCCGTGGTCGGATCGATGGCGGGCGGCTTCCTGCTCGGCCTGCACTGGAGCGCATCCGCGATGCTCACGCTGATGGCGGGCGTGCTGCTCGTCGCGGCAATCGGCGCCGCGTGGCTCGCGCCCCTCATGCGCCGCGCGACACACGACGCGCCGGCGGCGCCCGCCCGTCCCGCGTCCGCGACGGGCGCCGGACTTGCGGAGTGA
- a CDS encoding ATP-grasp fold amidoligase family protein translates to MSFVHRRRIGRFPNLKRPLTFNEQILSRCLHPDPRYVDLSDKLAVRDFIAQKIGPQYLIPLIAEPAVFTKTVFDQLPNEFVMKANHGSGFVKVVRDKKDTSFEELAALAQEWLATDFYKIARERHYRAIKPRVYFEKLLLDDNGVVPADLKFHVFNEKSGKQTIYIMVISDRFGETPRGDIFDVNWNVQDITFGAYARSETPVPRPKNLDALLEVADALAKDFEYVRVDLYSRNDDIFFGELTFTPGAGVLRMLPESVDYEWGRLLQMTRRPMRAGA, encoded by the coding sequence TTGAGCTTCGTTCATCGCCGCCGGATCGGGCGATTTCCTAATCTCAAGCGTCCGCTCACCTTCAACGAACAGATCCTCAGCCGCTGCCTGCACCCGGATCCGCGCTACGTGGATCTCAGCGACAAACTCGCGGTGCGCGACTTCATCGCCCAAAAGATAGGCCCGCAGTATCTGATTCCGTTGATCGCCGAGCCCGCCGTCTTCACCAAGACCGTCTTCGACCAGTTGCCCAACGAGTTCGTGATGAAGGCGAACCACGGCAGCGGCTTCGTGAAGGTCGTGCGGGACAAGAAAGATACGAGCTTCGAAGAACTGGCGGCGCTCGCGCAAGAGTGGCTCGCGACCGACTTCTACAAGATCGCGCGAGAGCGGCACTATCGCGCCATCAAGCCGCGCGTGTACTTCGAAAAGCTGCTTCTCGACGACAACGGCGTCGTGCCGGCCGACCTGAAGTTTCACGTATTCAACGAGAAGTCCGGCAAGCAGACCATCTACATCATGGTGATTTCGGATCGCTTCGGAGAGACGCCGCGCGGCGATATCTTCGATGTGAACTGGAATGTGCAGGACATCACGTTCGGCGCGTACGCGCGCAGCGAGACGCCTGTTCCTCGCCCCAAGAATCTGGACGCGTTGCTCGAAGTCGCGGACGCGCTCGCGAAGGACTTCGAATACGTGCGCGTCGATCTGTATTCGCGCAACGATGACATATTCTTCGGTGAGCTAACGTTCACGCCGGGCGCGGGCGTTTTGCGGATGCTTCCGGAAAGCGTCGACTATGAATGGGGCCGGCTGCTGCAGATGACACGCCGCCCGATGCGCGCCGGCGCGTAA
- a CDS encoding class II aldolase/adducin family protein, translating into METTQSASSQAVDSCTELLALKRELVAANRVLAHLGVLDAFGHVSVRHPDRPGEFLISRSCAPELVELDDIITMRLDGSISEGDGAKPYLEVPIHAEIYRARADVRAIVHSHAPSVIPFGVVTQPLRPVYHMAGFLGKGAPVFDIHACFGCTDMLVRAPAHGEALARSLGDASVALMRGHGYVATSESLPGAVYRAIYTERNAAIQQQAIAMGGPVTYLDETEARLADETNMGAVAKPWALWRRYADDPR; encoded by the coding sequence ATGGAAACAACTCAATCAGCCAGTTCTCAAGCGGTCGATTCTTGCACAGAACTGCTCGCGCTCAAACGCGAGCTCGTGGCGGCGAACCGCGTGCTCGCGCATCTCGGCGTGCTCGATGCATTCGGTCATGTGAGCGTGCGGCATCCCGATCGCCCAGGGGAGTTTCTGATTTCGCGCTCGTGCGCGCCCGAACTCGTGGAACTCGACGACATCATCACGATGCGTCTCGACGGCTCGATATCGGAAGGCGACGGCGCCAAGCCGTATCTCGAAGTACCGATCCACGCCGAAATCTATCGGGCGCGAGCGGACGTGCGGGCGATCGTGCACAGCCATGCGCCTTCTGTAATTCCCTTCGGCGTGGTAACGCAGCCTTTGCGGCCCGTCTATCACATGGCCGGCTTTCTCGGCAAAGGCGCGCCCGTGTTCGACATTCACGCCTGCTTCGGCTGCACCGACATGCTCGTGCGCGCGCCCGCACACGGCGAAGCGCTCGCGCGGTCGCTCGGCGATGCGTCCGTGGCGCTCATGCGCGGACACGGCTATGTCGCGACCAGCGAGTCGCTTCCCGGGGCCGTCTATCGGGCGATCTATACCGAGCGCAACGCCGCGATCCAGCAGCAGGCCATCGCGATGGGCGGCCCCGTGACTTACCTCGACGAAACCGAGGCGCGGCTCGCCGACGAAACCAACATGGGCGCGGTCGCCAAGCCCTGGGCGCTATGGCGACGCTACGCGGACGACCCGCGATGA
- a CDS encoding LysR family transcriptional regulator, translating to MSRPPPAIHLTTTMPTPLPPLNALRAFESAARHLSFRKAAEELHVTPAAIGHQVNSLETYLGVLLFERTKKGIVLTQAGRLWLPKLSESFRTLRESIDLLSRFKDKETLTVSCPPSFSNRWLMPRLHRFLTQHRDVDVHVVSWMLGFGHSWTAPETEADSVRQQLEEVDVVIVLGDGRYDPLHVDALLPLTLTPLLPPALAATVSVERPESLMTLPLLHDDRGIVHGGLSYWRKWSEFVGIEVSNESQGHHFSHAMTALEAAADGMGVVVSSPALALKELESGRLLAPFPVLENCGASYHAVVSNMRRDTEVFIEWLRAEAEATGRALRTLRETRARR from the coding sequence GTGTCCCGGCCGCCGCCCGCCATCCATCTGACGACCACGATGCCCACGCCGTTACCGCCGCTGAACGCGCTGAGAGCGTTCGAATCCGCCGCCCGTCATCTCAGCTTTCGCAAGGCTGCCGAAGAGCTTCACGTGACGCCCGCCGCCATCGGCCATCAAGTCAATTCGCTTGAAACCTACCTCGGCGTCCTTCTCTTCGAACGCACGAAAAAAGGCATCGTGCTCACTCAGGCGGGCCGGCTGTGGCTGCCGAAACTAAGCGAGAGCTTTCGCACGCTGCGCGAATCGATCGATCTACTCTCGCGCTTCAAGGACAAGGAAACGCTCACGGTGAGTTGTCCGCCGTCGTTCTCCAACCGCTGGCTGATGCCGCGTCTGCATCGCTTTCTCACGCAGCACAGGGACGTGGATGTGCATGTCGTCTCGTGGATGCTCGGCTTCGGACATTCGTGGACCGCGCCGGAAACGGAGGCGGATTCCGTGCGCCAGCAACTCGAAGAAGTCGATGTCGTCATCGTGCTGGGCGACGGCCGCTATGACCCGCTGCACGTGGACGCACTGCTGCCGCTCACGCTCACGCCGCTTCTGCCGCCCGCGCTCGCGGCCACCGTGAGCGTGGAGCGCCCCGAATCGCTCATGACACTGCCGCTCCTGCACGACGATCGGGGCATCGTTCACGGCGGCCTGTCTTACTGGCGGAAGTGGTCGGAGTTCGTCGGCATTGAGGTGTCGAACGAATCGCAAGGCCATCATTTCTCGCACGCCATGACGGCGCTCGAAGCCGCCGCGGATGGCATGGGCGTGGTCGTGAGTTCGCCGGCGCTCGCGCTCAAGGAACTGGAGAGCGGACGGCTCTTGGCGCCCTTTCCCGTGCTGGAAAACTGCGGCGCGTCGTATCACGCGGTCGTCTCCAACATGCGGCGCGATACGGAAGTGTTCATCGAATGGCTGCGCGCCGAGGCAGAAGCCACAGGGCGAGCTCTGCGGACATTGCGGGAGACTCGAGCGAGGCGTTGA
- a CDS encoding LysR family transcriptional regulator → MIAPASTIRKRLRLRHLQLMTALSETESLRSAADELAMTQPAATKALKELEDTIGVSLFVRHARGMEPTIYGEAVMRYARVVFEDLDKLREELAAIEAGDIGKVRIGAVMAPAPDLLTRVIVQLKEAHPRLQIGVQIDTSDVLVQALQQDQLDIVVGRIPYGYPAQDLTFETLSEEALSIVARPDHPALALPGRPKLLELAKFAWIVQPHPSPMREIIDQTFRESRVSPPASTVETSSILTTLSLLRDSDMLAVLPASVADYYSALNTIASLSTPLRGRLAPYGLILRRNRRIGPATQLVIEAIRGA, encoded by the coding sequence ATGATTGCGCCCGCATCGACCATTCGAAAGAGACTTCGCCTGCGTCATCTGCAATTGATGACCGCGCTCTCGGAGACGGAATCGCTACGCAGCGCGGCCGACGAACTCGCGATGACGCAGCCCGCGGCAACCAAGGCACTCAAGGAACTGGAAGACACCATCGGCGTGTCGCTCTTCGTGCGGCATGCGCGCGGCATGGAACCGACGATCTACGGCGAAGCAGTCATGCGCTATGCGCGCGTCGTGTTCGAGGATCTCGATAAATTGCGCGAGGAACTGGCGGCTATCGAGGCGGGCGATATCGGCAAGGTACGCATCGGGGCAGTCATGGCCCCTGCGCCGGACCTGCTCACTCGCGTGATCGTGCAGTTGAAGGAAGCGCATCCTCGCTTGCAGATCGGCGTGCAGATCGATACCAGCGATGTGCTCGTGCAAGCCTTGCAGCAGGATCAACTAGATATCGTCGTGGGCCGCATACCCTATGGCTATCCGGCGCAGGACTTGACCTTCGAGACGCTGTCCGAAGAGGCGCTTTCCATCGTGGCGCGGCCCGATCATCCCGCCCTCGCCCTGCCCGGTCGGCCGAAGCTGCTCGAGCTTGCGAAGTTCGCGTGGATCGTGCAGCCGCATCCGAGTCCGATGCGCGAGATAATAGACCAGACGTTCAGGGAATCACGGGTCAGCCCACCGGCGAGCACGGTCGAAACGTCATCGATTCTCACGACGCTGTCGCTGCTGCGCGACTCGGACATGCTGGCGGTGTTGCCGGCGTCCGTTGCCGACTATTATTCGGCGCTCAACACCATTGCGTCGCTGTCGACGCCGCTGCGTGGAAGGCTCGCGCCGTACGGGCTGATTTTGCGAAGAAACCGGCGGATCGGTCCGGCGACGCAATTGGTAATAGAGGCGATCAGAGGCGCCTGA
- a CDS encoding tannase/feruloyl esterase family alpha/beta hydrolase: MVAACGGSSGSSSTSSAPLSVVKPLVDCSKLASLDISDIGGAGSSITSATVTAATINGATVNFCTVKGTLAPSNTFEVALPVDSWTQRFAELGCGGLCGNLSDPTKQSSFSFSYTCPLVQQGGFVTAATDMGHSAQDSSWTTDPQKQADFAYRGQHITTLAAKKLIQTYYGQAQKYSYFVGCSDGGREALMAAQRYPADYNGIVAGAPAAHFQVQNSLYHGWSVESNSTTGTSAGKAVLYADKAAVLHKAVVAACGGQSGAPDGLIADPRACHFDPATIQCSANASDTSNCLTAAEVATATKIYAGPTDATTGERMLAGSPQYGSEVNWPGVELPTSKSTDAPVPVTSLFSYMIVSGAYNLIFTGSPTMPNIDTFGYRDASFYPNYLQANHPLNDATNPDLSAFKKAGGKLILWHGWADQHISPLFTIAYYQAVQNTMGAASASEFTRLYLVPGVGHCGGGEGFPNIDLVSQITGWVEHGSSPNAVMTYQTDSNDKVTATRPVYPYPSVAKYTGSGDWHDGANYTQGAALYTGVAPAWAGSSLYTPYTPKTQGVAAP, from the coding sequence ATGGTCGCGGCATGCGGCGGAAGCAGCGGCAGCAGCAGTACCAGTAGTGCGCCTTTGTCGGTAGTGAAGCCGCTCGTCGATTGCTCGAAGCTCGCCTCGCTCGATATCAGCGATATCGGCGGCGCGGGCAGTTCGATCACATCGGCTACCGTCACGGCCGCGACCATCAACGGCGCGACGGTCAACTTCTGCACGGTCAAAGGCACCCTCGCGCCGTCGAATACATTCGAGGTCGCGCTGCCCGTGGATTCATGGACGCAGCGTTTTGCCGAGCTCGGTTGCGGCGGGCTGTGCGGCAATCTGAGCGATCCAACCAAGCAGAGCTCGTTCAGCTTCAGCTACACGTGCCCGCTCGTGCAGCAAGGCGGCTTCGTGACGGCGGCGACCGACATGGGCCACTCGGCGCAGGATTCGTCATGGACGACCGACCCGCAGAAGCAGGCAGACTTCGCGTATCGCGGGCAGCACATCACGACGCTCGCCGCGAAGAAGCTGATCCAGACGTATTACGGCCAGGCGCAGAAGTACTCGTACTTCGTCGGCTGCTCGGACGGCGGCCGCGAAGCGTTGATGGCCGCGCAGCGTTATCCGGCGGACTACAACGGCATCGTCGCGGGCGCGCCGGCTGCGCATTTTCAGGTGCAGAACTCGCTGTATCACGGCTGGAGCGTCGAATCGAACAGCACGACGGGCACGAGCGCCGGCAAGGCCGTGCTCTATGCGGACAAGGCCGCGGTGCTGCACAAGGCGGTCGTGGCAGCTTGCGGTGGTCAATCGGGCGCGCCTGACGGCTTGATCGCCGATCCGCGCGCTTGCCATTTCGATCCCGCGACGATCCAGTGCAGCGCGAACGCGTCCGATACGAGCAACTGTCTGACGGCGGCGGAAGTCGCGACGGCCACGAAGATCTACGCCGGCCCGACCGATGCAACGACCGGCGAGCGCATGCTCGCGGGCTCGCCGCAGTATGGCTCCGAAGTGAACTGGCCCGGTGTCGAACTGCCGACGTCCAAGTCGACGGATGCGCCCGTGCCCGTCACCAGTCTCTTCAGCTATATGATCGTGAGCGGCGCGTACAACCTGATCTTCACGGGATCGCCGACCATGCCGAACATCGACACCTTCGGCTATCGCGACGCGAGCTTCTATCCGAACTACTTGCAGGCCAACCATCCGCTCAACGATGCGACGAACCCGGATCTGTCCGCGTTCAAGAAGGCCGGCGGCAAGCTGATTCTCTGGCATGGCTGGGCGGATCAGCATATCTCGCCGCTTTTCACGATCGCGTATTACCAGGCGGTGCAGAACACTATGGGCGCTGCGAGCGCGAGCGAGTTCACGCGTCTTTATCTCGTGCCGGGCGTCGGTCACTGCGGCGGCGGCGAGGGCTTTCCTAATATCGACCTCGTTTCGCAGATCACCGGCTGGGTCGAGCACGGATCGTCGCCCAATGCCGTCATGACTTATCAGACCGACTCGAACGACAAGGTCACGGCCACGCGGCCGGTCTATCCGTATCCATCGGTGGCGAAGTACACCGGCAGCGGCGACTGGCACGATGGCGCGAACTACACGCAAGGCGCCGCGTTGTACACGGGCGTCGCGCCTGCCTGGGCGGGCTCGAGCCTCTACACGCCCTATACCCCGAAGACGCAGGGCGTAGCGGCGCCGTAA
- a CDS encoding 4-hydroxythreonine-4-phosphate dehydrogenase PdxA produces MKPRIAVLLGDPAGIGPELIARLIARPENRARADLLIVGDKRELEKGMAIAQQRFEYVVVENEADAERDSDTPSLIDFRLTDDAPYERALSTERGGRYSLEAFKKALAMTQANVTNAMLFAPVNKTSLHMAGMETNDEMEWFARQLDYSGAFCEFNVLDELWTSRVTSHIALKDVSERLSEQRIVGAVQLIHDGLERAGVASPRIAVCGFNPHNGDNGAFGREEIDVIAPAVDKARSLGYDARGPFPADTIFVRARDQRAFDGVVTMYHDQGQIAMKLMGFWRGVTVHGGLPVPITTPAHGTAFDIHGQGRADVGATQKAFDIALSMAQARLA; encoded by the coding sequence ATGAAACCTCGCATTGCAGTGTTGCTTGGCGACCCCGCCGGCATCGGTCCCGAACTCATCGCGCGTCTGATCGCGCGGCCGGAGAACCGCGCCCGCGCCGATCTACTCATCGTCGGCGACAAGCGCGAGCTCGAAAAAGGCATGGCGATCGCGCAACAACGCTTCGAATACGTGGTGGTCGAGAACGAAGCCGATGCCGAACGCGATAGCGATACACCGTCGCTCATCGATTTCCGCCTTACCGATGATGCTCCCTACGAGCGCGCCCTGTCCACAGAACGAGGCGGACGGTACAGCCTCGAAGCGTTCAAGAAGGCGCTCGCGATGACGCAAGCCAACGTTACGAACGCCATGTTGTTCGCGCCCGTCAACAAGACCTCGTTGCACATGGCGGGCATGGAAACGAACGACGAGATGGAATGGTTCGCGCGTCAACTCGATTACAGCGGCGCCTTCTGCGAATTCAACGTGCTCGATGAACTGTGGACGTCGCGCGTCACGTCGCATATCGCGTTGAAGGACGTCAGCGAAAGGCTCTCCGAACAGCGTATCGTCGGGGCGGTGCAATTGATTCACGATGGACTCGAGCGCGCGGGCGTCGCATCGCCGCGCATCGCGGTATGCGGCTTCAATCCGCATAACGGCGACAACGGCGCATTCGGACGCGAAGAAATCGATGTGATCGCGCCCGCTGTCGATAAAGCGCGCTCGCTCGGCTACGACGCACGAGGCCCGTTCCCGGCCGATACCATTTTCGTGCGCGCACGCGACCAAAGAGCCTTCGACGGCGTGGTGACCATGTATCACGATCAAGGCCAGATCGCGATGAAACTCATGGGTTTCTGGCGCGGCGTCACGGTGCATGGCGGCTTGCCCGTGCCGATCACGACACCCGCGCATGGCACCGCGTTCGACATTCACGGTCAGGGCCGTGCGGACGTCGGCGCCACGCAGAAGGCGTTCGATATCGCGTTGAGCATGGCGCAGGCGCGGCTCGCCTGA
- a CDS encoding porin: MRKSNVTRRLKQFGAGMIAGTAAIAAPVFAQSSVTLYGIVDDSIVYQNSQTNLARSTAGRSNVKMASGIWAGSRFGLKGAEDLGGGNKAIFQLESGFDINSGGQQFTNAMFGRQAWVGLTNANYGTVTLGRQYTSYYTLLSPYSPTNWLTGYFGAHPGDIDNMDTIYRANNSVVYTSPKLYGFTVSGSYSFAGVPGSVYQGSAWSAAVQYAQGPVGMTVAFERFNNAANGGGIYSGSSAVVNNTAATDGTGQPGVSALTAGYQRAQAQNRFAVAGGYAFNSAWDISVTYSNVQYIPGVNSLFTDEAIFNTAGTVLHWKASSAWDFAAGYSYTWTSKANGITNAATYHQFNLSQYYALSKRTGFYALEAFQRANGNTLSAPTGNTAGHQVAANATLGDGFQNTPSATRNMFGAGVGIIHRF; encoded by the coding sequence ATGAGGAAATCAAACGTGACACGTCGACTAAAGCAGTTTGGGGCAGGGATGATTGCAGGAACGGCGGCCATCGCCGCGCCTGTTTTCGCGCAAAGCAGCGTGACGCTGTACGGTATCGTCGACGATTCGATCGTCTATCAGAACAGCCAGACGAACCTGGCGCGCTCGACAGCGGGCCGCTCGAACGTCAAGATGGCCTCGGGCATCTGGGCGGGCAGCCGCTTCGGCCTGAAGGGCGCGGAAGATCTCGGCGGCGGCAACAAGGCCATTTTCCAGCTGGAGTCGGGCTTCGATATCAATAGCGGCGGCCAGCAGTTCACCAACGCGATGTTCGGCCGCCAGGCCTGGGTCGGTCTTACGAACGCGAACTACGGCACGGTGACGTTGGGCCGTCAGTACACCTCGTACTACACGCTGCTTTCGCCGTATAGCCCGACGAACTGGCTGACCGGCTACTTCGGCGCGCACCCCGGCGATATCGACAACATGGACACCATCTACCGGGCCAACAACTCGGTCGTGTACACGTCGCCGAAGCTGTACGGCTTCACGGTGAGCGGCTCCTACTCGTTCGCGGGCGTGCCGGGCAGCGTCTACCAAGGCTCGGCATGGTCGGCGGCAGTGCAGTACGCGCAAGGTCCGGTCGGGATGACGGTCGCGTTCGAGCGCTTCAACAATGCGGCCAACGGCGGCGGCATCTATAGCGGCAGTTCGGCTGTCGTCAACAACACCGCGGCCACCGACGGCACCGGCCAGCCGGGCGTCTCGGCGCTCACCGCAGGCTATCAGCGCGCGCAGGCGCAGAACCGCTTCGCCGTCGCGGGCGGCTACGCGTTCAACAGCGCGTGGGACATCTCGGTGACGTACTCGAACGTGCAGTACATCCCGGGCGTCAACTCGCTGTTCACGGATGAAGCCATCTTCAACACGGCGGGCACGGTGCTGCACTGGAAGGCATCGTCGGCATGGGACTTCGCCGCCGGCTACAGCTACACGTGGACGAGCAAGGCCAACGGCATCACGAACGCGGCGACGTATCACCAGTTCAACCTGTCGCAGTACTACGCGCTCTCGAAGCGCACGGGCTTCTACGCGCTCGAAGCGTTCCAGCGCGCGAACGGCAATACGCTCTCGGCGCCGACGGGCAACACGGCGGGTCATCAAGTCGCGGCGAACGCGACGCTCGGCGACGGTTTCCAGAACACGCCGTCGGCGACGCGCAATATGTTCGGCGCGGGCGTGGGTATCATCCACCGGTTCTGA